The sequence CCGCATACCGGACAAGGCCGAGATTTGCTGACACGAAGCATTTTTTCCGCCTGACCCATATCAGAGTACCCCCTTAGCCGTTTTATTCGATTCTGCGGCAATATCCTGGCCGTTACGGGCAGTTTGCGGGGAATGCTGGTACGGCCGGACGGCAAATAACGGGCAGGCGGCATCCGGGCAGTTGCGAATCTCGTCTTTTTTCCAGTAAACACATTCGAGGCATTGGGCATTGACGGCAGCACGAAGACTTTGACCACTGACGGCCCGGTCATAAATACCCCGATAGGCGGACGGCATTCGGTTACGTCTGAGGGTTACAGCATCCGTTGGAGGATTTAACTTTACTGTCATGGTGTCGTTCCCTGTGCTCATGGTTGTTGTAATGGGGCTACCCCTTTGACAGAGGCAGCCCCTTATGTCGTTATCCCGGCTGTTTGGCTTTCATTTCATTCCATCGCTCTCTGTCCGGCGCTCCGGCATCCAGCCATGCAATGATTTCCTCTTTTCGCCAACGGATATTACCGCCGAGCCGGATGCACGCTGGCATCAAAGCATCCACCGTAAGCCGGTGTACCTGCCGGGTACTGACTTTCAAAAACGCGGCAACCTGTTTTGCTGTCCACAGCTTTTCTTCCATTTGGGTCGTTTTCATAACTGATTCTCCAAAAAATAAA comes from Deltaproteobacteria bacterium and encodes:
- a CDS encoding helix-turn-helix domain-containing protein → MKTTQMEEKLWTAKQVAAFLKVSTRQVHRLTVDALMPACIRLGGNIRWRKEEIIAWLDAGAPDRERWNEMKAKQPG